GAGCGGCGAGTCCGCATGCCGGGCAATACGGCCTTGATCATCGCGACGCTGCCGAAGAAGTGCGTCTCGAACAGCGCGCGGATGTCGGCGTCGTCGCCCTCTTCGACCGCGGAGCGGTATCCGTAGCCGGCGTTGTTGACCAGCACGTGGACGCCGCCGAACCGCTCTTCGGCCGCGCGCACCGCCGAGGTGACCTGGTCGGATTTGGTGACGTCGAGAGCCACGGCCAGCACCCGGTCCGGCGTTGCGTCGGCCAGCTCGGCGACCGTGCTGACGTCACGTGCGGTGACGACGACGTTGTGGCCGGTGTCGATAGCGGCTTCGGCGAGCGCACGCCCGAGCCCGCTCGAGCAGCCGGTGATAAGCCATGTGGACATTGAGAAATGTCTCCTTTCGGTCGAGACAACCTTGGCACCACGCGGCCAGACTGCCGGCGGCGGGCTCGTCTTCCGCCGCTGCCGCGCCCCGCGCCGCCGCGCTAGCCGGCTCGCGCAAGATCGTCAATGACCGTCTCGGCCGCCTTCTTACCGGTCGCCAGCGCGCCCTCGGTGCACGCGATCGGAAACAGGTACTCGCCCGCCAAGTACAATCCAGCGACGTCGTTCATGTGATTGTCGAGCAGGTCCTGGATTGCCACGAACTGCCCGGGGGATTGCAGGTTGATCGCGCGATCCCAGCGGAAAACTTTGGTGATCTTCGGGTCGTCCGGAAAGCTCGGACATATTTTCTGCAGCTCCGAAATCGCGAGGCGGCGCCGTTCCTCCTTGCTCATGGTGGCGAGTTTTTGTCCTCCCAGCCACGGGTGGGGGCAATGACCACCGGCTTATCCCGCGAGTTGCTGCCCAGGGAGGCAAAGTCCAGAACGGTCTTCTCGCCGGCGGGCATCATGACGACGTAGAACGGCGTATCTGTCTGCTCGACGAGCGGTTTGTCCAGACCGAACTGATAGTAGTAAGTGGAGCTGTATTTGCAGGTGCCAAGGGCTTTTTGCATCGCCTCGGGAAGATCGGGGATCAATTGCCGTGCGACCACGGCGTCGACGGCGCAGACCACCCGCCCGGCCTCGACGAAACCGTCGTCCGTTGCCACGCCCAGCACCCGGTTGTCCTCGATACTCACCTTGCGCACCGGGGTATTGAGACGCACACAGCAAGGCTCGCGCGGTCCCGATCAACGTCAACTACCGCTACCGGCAGAACGAGCTGATGCACATCTACGCAAACTCCGGATCCGTACTGGCGATCGTCGCCCCCGACTATGTCGATCTGGTCAACGAGATCCGGCCCGCGCTGCCCCACCTGGGGCAGGTGCTGGTGCTCGGCGAGGACTACGACGCGGCGTTGGCAAGCGCGTCACCGCGGCGCCGCATCACCGGCCGCAGCGGCGACGACCTTTACATCCTGTACACCGGCGGCACCACCGGTCTGCCCAAGGGTGTGGTGTGGCGCCAGGAGGACCTGATCCGCGGCGCGCTGAATGCTCAACGCTGGAATGCCTCGCTGGACAGCGTCGAGCAGCTCGGCGCGGAGGCGGCCGCTAACGAGTTCCCGGTGCGGGTTCTCACCGTTGGACCGCTGATGCACGGCGGCACCCAGTGGATCCTGGGCAACTGCCACGTCGCCGGCGGCACTTTCGTCGTGACCACCCAGCGCAGCTTCGACCCTGCTAAGACGCTCGACTTGGCGTCCAGAGCCAAGGTCACCGCGATCGCCGTCCTCGGCGATGCCACCGCTCGCCCTCTTGCCGAAGCGCTGCTGGCCGAACCGGACCGTTGGGATCTGGACAGCGTACTGGCGGTGGCCAACGGGGCGGCGCCGTTGTCGGCGGGCGTGCGGGCGCAGCTGCGCGAGGCGCTGCCCAACCGCATCATCAGGGACACCCTGGGCGCCTCGGAGTCCGGCGTCACGCTGAACCGCTTCGACGACGGTAAACCCAGGACCACGCCGATATTCGACGCGGACCCCGACGTCATGGTGGTCGATGAGCAGCTGCGGCCCTGCCCGGTCGGCCAGGTCGGCATGCTGGCGCGCAGCGGCGCCATTCCGCTGGGCTACTTCAACGACCCGGACAAGACGGCGGCCGCCTTCAAACACATCGACGGGCAAACGCTGGGTGCTGCCCGGCGATCTCGCCCGCCGCGAGCCGGACGGCACCATCTCGCTGCTCGGCCGCGGCGTGGTCACCATCAACTCCGGCGGCGAGAAGATCCACCCCGAGGAGGTCGAGGGCGTGCTGCTGCAACACCCCGACGTGTTCGACGCCGGTGTGGTCGGCACCCCGCACGAACGGTGGGGCGAACAGGTCACGGCGCTGGTGCAGTTGCGCGCCGGTGCGACATTGAGCCTGGAGCAGCTGCAAGACCACAGCCGCAAGCTCATCGCCGGGTTCAAGGCGCCCAAGGCGGTGTTCACGGTCGACCACGTGCCGCGCACCGTGCTCGGCAAGATCGACTACCGCGCGCTGAAGTCGTTGGCCCTGGAACTCTTGGGTCTCGACAAGCGCGAGCCCGACCGGGACACCAATCTCGGTGGATAGCGCGTTTTCGGGGTTGCCTGGCCCGCGACGCTCTACGCTGTCGTCGTGAGGCGGTTGTCCGCTCTGGACGCGGCGTTCTGGTTCGCCGAGACCCATACCTGCCCAATGCACATCGGCGGTCTAGCGATCTGTGACCCCACGAGTGCGCCGAATTTCGGTTTCGATGCGGTCAAAGACCTCATGGCTGCACGTCTCCCGGAGCTGCCGTTGCTGCGGTGCCGCGTCGCCGGCGCACCCCTTGGCCTGGACCGGCCATGGTGGGTCGAGGACACCAGGCTCGACATCGACTATCACATCCGGCGCGTCGCGGTGCCCTCGCCGGGCGGACGCCGCGAGCTGGAGGAGCTTGTCGGCCGCCTGATGTCCTATCCACTGGAGCGCAGCAGACCCCTGTGGGAGATGTGGTTCATCGAGGGTCTCGAGGGCGGTCGTGCCGCGACCCTGACCAAGATCCATCACGCCCTCATCGACGGGGTGTCGGGTGCCGGCCTGAGTGAGATCATGCTGGACGTCACGCCGCAACCGCGACCACCGGCCGTCGGGGTCCAGGAGTCGTCGGCGGCCGGCATGCCGCGTTTCGAGCGGCGCGCGCTGGGCGCCATGTTCAACGTCACCGTCGCGACCCCCTACCGGTTGGCGCGGATCCTGCAGCAGACGCTGGTCCAGCAGCTGGCCGTGCGGCGACTGGCCAACAAGCCGCCGCATTTCTTCCAGGCGCCGACCACCCGGTTCAACGCCGACCTCACGCCCGAGCGGCGGGTCGCGTTCGCCCGAGTGCCGCTGGATCGGGTGAAGGCCGTCAAGCAGGCCTTCGGCGTCAAGCTGAATGACGTTGTGCTGGCGATGGTTTCGGGTGCCCTGCGCGGCTACCTCGAGGAGCGTGGGGAGCTGCCCGAGCGGCCGCTGATCGCCCAGATCCCGGTCTCGACCCACCGCGACGACACGCGGTCCGCCAACCAGATCGCGTCGATGACGATGAGCCTGGCCACCAACGTCGCCGACGTCGCGGAGCGGCTGAACACCGTCTACCGAAATTCCCGGGGCGCCAAGGAGATGGCCAAAGCGCTCACCGCCCACCAGATCATGGGTCTGACCGATACGACGCCGCCGGGCCTGCTGGCCCTGGCCGTCCGGGCCTACACCGCCAGCCATCTCGGCGGCCGCGTCGCCCCGATAAACCTTGTCGTCTCCAACGTTCCCGGGCCCGACTACCCGATCTACCTGGCCGGCGCGGTGGTGGAAAGCCTGATGCCGATCGGCCCCCTGACCATGGAGGTGGGCCTGAACGTCACCTGCTTCAGCTACCGCGGGTCCATCGATTTCGGCTTCGTCACCACCCCGGAGGTCGCCGACGATATCGACGAACTCGCCGACGCGATCGAGCCCGCGCTGACCCAGCTGGAGGAAGCCGCCGGGCTCGTGGCCTGAATCGGCTGCTAATACTACTAAGAAAGGAATTCACAGTGCAGACGCTCGAACGCGTTCTGGCCGGACATAAGTTCTTCAGCGGGATGGACGCGCGTCATCTGCAGTTGGCGGTCGGGTGTGCGGCGAATGTGCGCTTCAATGCCGGCGAGTTGATCTGCCGCGAAGGTGAGCAGGCTGATCAGTTCTACCTCATTCGCGCCGGCAAGATCGCGCTCGAAACGTCTTCTCCTGGCCACGGCAGCCTGGTTGTGCAGACCCTCGGCGACGGCGACATCCTCGGATGGTCGTGGTTGGTGCCGCCCTACCACTGGCGCTTCGATGCGCGCGCGGCCGAGATGACGCGGGCGATCGGTTTCGACGGCAAGTGCCTGCGCCGGAAATGCGAAGAGGATCACGAACTCGGGTACGAGCTGCAAAAGCGTGTCATCGCCGTACTCGGAGAGTATCTCGATGCCACCAGGTTTCGGCTGTTGGACATCTATCGCGACGCCATCGAATGAAGTCACTGCGACGGCGGCCAAGCCTCGCCGAAACCCGCATCGGGGCTTGGCTTCCGCAGAGTTCAGCGCTGGACCCACCACCGCGACCGCGTTCATCGAGTGTGCAGCTACTGCGACCGCGTTCGGCGAGTCGGGTGCGTGGCCGCAGGGTCGCGGCCGGCTTGAACACTGCAGCCGCGGCTTAGCCGTCGAATGCCGGGCCGCCGAAGCGCTCCCGGGTGACGAACTCGGCAGCCGGCCGGCGGCGCAGCTTGGTCAGCTGGCGGGTGGGCCTGCCGAGCGGCACGATCGCGGCGACCGCGTGGGTGCCGGGAATGCCCAGCATTGCGCGGACCTGCTCCTCACGGGCGATCGCCATGGTGGTGATGGTGCCGCCGTAGCCCTCGTTTCGAGCGGCCAGCAGGATGTTCCACACCAAGGGATACACCGACGCGCCGGCGGCGATCCCGACCCGGTCCAGGTCCTGATCCAGCGCCGCGACCACCTCCAGGTCAACCGAAACAACCAGCACCACCGGCGCTTTGGCGACCGAGGCAACGAATACCTCAGGGACTTCGGTGTTGTCGACGACCTCCCGCGGCACCTCGCTGGGATGGACCGGATTCCAAGGGTTTTCACCCGCCTGCAGCTGGGCGAGGTAGCGGCGGGCGGCCGGGATGCCCAGCTCGGCCAGGCGACGACGGACGTCGGCGTCGCGTACCACGGTGATGTGGGCGCCCTGCCGGTTGCCGCCGCTGGGGGCGAACCGGGCGGTGTCGAAGATGCGTGACAGCACCTCGTCGGGCAGCGGGTCGGCGGTGAACTCGCGCGCCGCGAACGTCGTTCGCATGACGTCGTAGAGCTCCATGGTCACAGCCGTGCCGGGGCGCGTCGCTCCAGCCGGAAGGTGCGCCTGAAGCCGGTGGGCTGGGCCGTGAGGGTCACTTCCACCGCGCCGCCGGGGGCGACGACGTAGCGTTCCTCGACATCGGGCCCGTCGTTGCACCGGCCGACGGGTTGCCGCCCAAGGTCGTGGCGGTGATACAGGGCCGGGTCGAAGGGGAAGTAGACGGGATCGTAGGGGGTCACGTCCCCGTCGGGACGACCGTCGACCAGGCGGCTGCACTCCACGAACCGGAAATGACCGATGTTGTGCGCCGCCCGATAGGTCCGCCGAACGACCAACGGCGAATGCCCGTCGGCGGGAAGCGAGGCGTCCTTGGGCACGATCGGATCGAACACCACGTCGGCGCCGGCCTGCGCCTCGCGGAAGACTCCGAAATGCCGCGAAAAGTGTTCGGACAACTGGAAATTGGCCTTCGTATCGAGAAAGACCGCCAGCCCGATGGCGGTCGCGGCAAACGGGTGCGGCGAGCGTTTCACCCGTTTCTCCCCGAACGCGGTGCGCAGCATGCGGGAAATCAGCGGAAAGCCGCCGGCCCCGCCCACCAGGTAGATGCCTGCCACCTCGGACCAGGCGGCGCCGCTTCCGGTTGCCACCGGGTCGTGCAGCACCCGCGAGAGCACATCGATGGTCTGCTCGACGAGCGGCGCGCAGGCCGAATACACCTCGTCGATGCCGCAGGCGAACGGCGGCCTGTCGATCCCGTCGAGCACCGTCAGGTCCACCAGGAAGCGGCGGGTCTGCGGCCCGATGGTCTCCTTGCGTGCGGCGCATTCCTCCCTCAGCGGGTCGGATGCTTGGGCAACTCCGGGCAGCTTCGCGCCGGACACGACGAGCTGCAGTATCGCCTGGTCGAAATCGTCGCCACCCAGACGCTGGATGCCCTCGCTGACGACGACTTCGTTGACCTGGCCCGTCATTTTCAGCAACGAGGCGTCGAAGGTGCCGCCGCCGAGGTCGTAGATCAGGACGTATTCGCGTTTGGCGGTGATGGTGGAGCGGTACCGGTGGGCATACTCGAGGCTGGCCGCAGACGGTTCGTTCAGCATTGCGACGACGTGAAAGCCCGCCGCGAGAAAGGCGTCCAGCGTCATAAAGCGTTGCGCGCTGGACGCATTGGCCGGCACACTGATCGCCGCCTCGATCGGTTCGCCGGGCTCGAGTCCGGCGTTGGAGCGATGCCGAAGATCGTCTTCGAACCGCGCCAGGTAGCCGGTGAGCAACTCGGCCAGCGGGTAATCGCGGCCGGCCAGGTTCACCTCGGTGTGCGGTCCGGCGTCGTTGAGCAGACGTTTGAACGAGCGCAGCACCGACCACCCCGGCTCGCGGCGCACGGCGGCGGCGTCCAGCCCGAACCGGATCTCTCCGGCCGCGTTTGCCGCGATGAGCGACGGCCAACCCGCCACCCCGTCGAAGGAAACGACGGGGTAGTTGCCTCTGTCGACGACCGCGGCGACGGTGTGCGTGGTGCCGAAGTCGATACCGACTCTCATCGCGCCCAATTTTAGGCCCGATGCCAGGCATTCCGGCACTACCCGCGTTGCCCGGCGTGCCGTCGGTGGCGGGTCTTTCGGTGACTTTGGCCTCTACGCCACGCCGCCCGGCGAGGAGACGATGACCAGACCGCAATTGCATCGGACGGGCGGACGCGAGGAGGCATGGTGATCGAGCGCCTGCAGGGCTTTCCCGACAACGTCGCCGCGTTCGCCCTGCATGGGCACGTCACCAAAACCGACTACCGCACCGTCCTGGTGCCCGACTTGGAAGACAGGCTCGCCCGCCATCAGAAGGTGCGGATCTACTGTGAAATACCGCATGACTTCCAGAAATTCGATCCCGGTGCGCTCTGGGAGGATTCGAAGTTCGGTTTCGGCCACGTCTTCGACTGGGAACGCGCCGCCTTGGTCACCGACGTGGAATGGATGTCGCATGTGGCGAAATTCAGCCAGTTCTTCGGCTTTCTGTGGCCCGGCCAGTACCGCGCATTCCCGAACGCGGATGTCGGCGAAGCGCGCAAGTGGATCACCGAACCGCACGAGTGACCGCGATAGCGGGCGAGGCCGGCAACGCATCCGGTCGCGGGGTTGGGGTTGCGTCCTGGCGGCGCTGCTCGCGGCCGGAGCGCTCGCGACGCCGCCCGCGAACGCGGACAACAAGCGCCTCAACGACGGCGTCGTCGCGAACGTCTACACCGTGCAGCACAACGCCGGCTGCACCAACGATGTGCGGATCAACCTGCAGCTGCAACTCGCGGCGCAATGGCACACCGTCGACGTGCTCAACAACCGCGCCCTCGACGGTGACCTCGGCTCTGATGGCTCGACCGTGCAGGACCGCGCGACCGCCGCGGGCTACCGCGGCAGCGTCGCGGAGACGGTGGCCATCAACCCGGCCCTGGCGATCAGCGGCATCGAGGTGATCAACCAGTGGTACTACAACCCCGCATACCTGGCGATCATGCAGAACTGCGCCTATACGCAGATGGGCGTGTGGTCGGAGAACAGCCTGGACCGCAGCGTGGTCGTCGCCGTGTACGGCGCACCGGCCGACCACTCGGCGTCAAGGGGGTCAAGGGGCTCGGCCTGATATTGGCCGCGGCGGCCTCGACGGGCGTCGTGGTGTCCACCGGTTCACCGGCGGCCCACGCCGACGCGGTGGCCTACCTGGTCAATGTGACGGTGCGCCCGGGCTACAATTTTGCCGACGCCGCGACCGCGCTGGCATATGGGAACGGCATCTGTGAGAAGGTGCGGGCCGGCGAGCCCTACGCACAGCTCATCAGCGAGGTCAAAAGCGACTTCGACACCTCCGACGAGTATCAGGCCTCCTACCTGATCAGCCAGGCAGTCGGCGAATTGTGCCCCGCCCAGATCCGGCAGTTGCGGCAATCGGCCGCCGGATACGTTGCACCGGCGGGCTCGTGAGGGTGTCCGGTACTCGAGCTGCAGAGGACCTTCGTCTACACACTTCTGACAAACGACTCTTCCTCGAAGTACCAGGTGGCGACCATAGTCCCTGCAAGAACGCAGCAACACGCTCGAGCGCAATGGAGCGTAACAGGAAAGGGAAGCCGCGCTGATGGTTTCATCCGACACCGTCACCAAGCCGCTGCGTTCCGTCGGCGAATTCTTCGCCATGTCGCTGGACACCTTTGTGGCGATGTTCAAACTGCCCTTCCCGTGGCGGGAGTTTCTGCTGCAAAGCTGGTTTGTGGCACGGGTTTCCATCGTTCCGACGCTGTTGCTGGCGATTCCGTTCACCGTGCTGGTGGTGTTCACCCTCAACATCCTGTTGGTGGAGTTCGGCGCCGCCGACTTCTCCGGCACCGGCGCAGCCACCGCCTCGGTCACCCAGATCGGGCCGGTGGTGACGGTGCTCGTCGTCGCCGGCACCGGAGCCACCGCGATGTGTGCCGATCTGGGCGCCCGGACCATTCACGAGGAACTCGACGCGCTGCGGGTCATGGGCGTCGACCCAATCCGCCGGCTGGCGGCGCCCCGCGTGCTGGCCGCCACCGTGGTCGCGGTGTCGCTGGTGTCGCTGGTGACCCTGGTCGGCCTCGCCGGCTCGTTCGTGTTCTCGGTGTTCGTCCAGCACGTTACGCCGGGAGCTTTCGCCGCGGGCCTGACGCTGATCACCCACCTTCCCGAACTGATCCTGGGTCTGGTCAAGGGCGCGCTGTTCGGCATGGCCGCCGCCCTGATCGCCTGCTACAAAGGCATTTCCGTGGGCGGCGGCCCGCAGGGTGTCGGCAATGCCGTCAACGAGACGGTTGTCTACTCCTTCATCGCCTTGTTCGTGATCAACATCGTCGCGACGGCCGTCTTCTACGTAGGCCCGCAATGAGCGCCGACCCGCCGGTCGAGCGGCTCGCCTGGATCACTCACCGGGCGAGCGGCTTGGCGGCCGGCTGGAATCGGGTCGGCTCCCAGGTGACCTTCTACGGCCGGACTATCGCCGAAATGCGAACGGCGTTCAGCCATTACGGCCGCGAGATCATCCGACTGATCGCTCAGATGAGCCTGGGCACCGGCGCGCTGGCGGTGATCGGCGGCACGGTGGTCATCGTCGGCTTCCTGACCTTGTCGACCGGTGCCGTCATCGCCGTGCAGGGCTACAACCAGCTGTCCGGCATCGGGGTCGAGGCCATGACCGGCTTTATCTCCGCCTACGTCAACGTTCGCATCATCTCACCGGCGGTCGCCGGTGTCGGTTTAGCGGCCACCATCGGCGCCGGTGCCACCGCGCAGCTGGGCGCAATGCGCATCGCCGACGAGATCGACGCGCTGGAGGTGATGGCCGTCCGATCGGTGGCCTACCTGGTCTCCACCCGGGTGGTGGCCGGTGTGGTCGTGGTCATCCCGCTGTATTGCATTGCGGTGGTATGTGCTTTCCAGGCCGCCCGGTTCGGCACGACCGGGGTCTACGGTCAGTCCACCGGCGTCTACGACCATTACTTCCGTACCTTTCTCAATTCGACGGACCTGCTCTGGTCGTTCCTCACGGTGATCGCCGCGGCCGTCGCCATCATGCTGGTGCACACCTATTACGGCTACACCGCCAAGGGCGGGCCCGCCGGAGTGGGCGCGGCGGTCGGCCGCTCGGTGCGCACCTCGCTCATCGTGTTGACGCTGATCGTGCTGGCGATCTCGCTATCCGTGCACGGCCAGTCCGGCCATTTCAATCTGTCGGGATAGCCGGGTAGTCAGGGGAGCCGCGACCATGTCGGAATCACGTTCGCAGCGAACGCATCCCGGGTGGTGGACGCTCGTGCTGGTGATCGCCGTCGTCGGCACCGTCGCCCTGACCGCCGCGCTGTTCTCCGGGTCGTTCACGTCATCGGTGGCGGTGACGGTGCTGTCCGACCGGGCCGGCCTGGTGATGGATCGCGGCGGCAAGGTCAAGTTGCGGGGAGTGCAGGTGGGCCGGGTCAGCGAGATCACCGCCGGGAACGACTACGTGACCTTGACGTTGGCGATCCAACCGGATCAGATCAGATACATCCCGGCCAATGTGGGCGCCCGGATCCGGGCCACCACCTTGTTCAGCGCCAAATACGTCGACCTGGTTTACCCGCGCTACCCCAGCCCGCAGCGTCTGGCCGCCGGGACGGTGCTTCGGGCCGAGAATGTCGGCACCGAGGTCAACACGATGTTCGCCAACCTGGTCAAGGTGCTCAACCAGATCGATCCGGCGAAGCTGCAGGGGGTGCTGTCCGCGCTGGCCGAAGGTCTGCGCGGGCACGGCGCGACGGTCGGTCAGAGCATCACCGACGCCAACCAGGTGCTGCTCGCGATCAATCCGCGCGCCGAAACGGTCCGGGCGGACACGCGGGCGGTCACGCGTCTCAGCGACACCTATGGTGCTGCGGCACAAGATATCCTGAAGGTCCTCGATGCGGCCGGCGTCACCAGCGCCACCATTGCCGGGGAGGCGCCGGCGCTGGATTCGCTGCTCGCGGAGATGATCGGCCTGTCGCGCAGCGGTATTGCGCTGCTGGGTGCGAACAAGGACAGGCTGGTCACCGCCGTGAACCTGCTCGACCCGACCACCAGCCTGCTGACGAAGTACCACGGGGTTCTGACGTGCATGCTGGTCGGCGCCAAAGTCGCGCTCGACACCGGCTATCTGGATGCCACCGGCGGCGCCAATGGCTACTCACTGATCATCGACAGCACTCCGTTGTTCGGCGCCGACCAGTACCGCTTTCCGCAGAACCTTCCGATCGTCGGCGCCAAAGGCGGACCCGGCGGTAAGCCGGGCTGCGGATCGCTGCCCGACGTCGCCGCCAACTGGCCGCTGCGCCAACTGATTACCAATACCGGCTGGGGAACGGGGCTCGATATCCGCCCCAACCCCGGAATCGCTTTCCCGGGATACGCCGACTACCTCCCGGTCACCCGAGGACAGCCCGAACCGCCCAGCGTCCGCTATCCGGGCGGGCCGGCCCCCGGCCCCATCCCGTACCCGGGTGCGCCGCCCTACGGCGCTACGCAGTACGCACCGGACGGGTCTCCGCTGTACCCGGGCCTGCCGCCGGCGCCGCCGCCCGGCGCCCCGCGCGAACCAGGGCCCGCGCCACCGGGATCCGAGCCGTTCGTCGTCCCAGCGCCGGCGCAGCTGCAGCCGACACCGGCCCCGCCGCTCCCTCGAGAAGCGACACCGTCGCCGTGACGCCGGAGGAGAAGCCAACGCGATGAGAGAGAACCTGGCCGGTGCCATCTGGCGGTTGACGATCTTCATGGTCGTGTGCACGCTGGGGCTGATCGCGATGTTGGCGATCTTCGCCGATCTGCGCTTCGGGGATGAAAAACCGTACCGGGCGCAGTTCAGCAACGTGTCGGGACTGGAGAGCGGCAACTTCGTCCGCATCGCCGGCGTGGAAGTCGGCCAGGTCAAACGCATCTCGATCCAGGACGACGGAACCGCGATCGTCGAGTTCGGCACCGACAACTCCGTGGTCCTGACCGAGGGCACCAAAGCGGTCATCCGCTACCAGAACCTGATCGGCGGCCGCTATCTGGCGCTCGAGGAAGGGGGCGGCGGCAGACGACTCGAGCCAGGTGAGACGATTCCGCTGGCCCAGACATCGCCGGCGTTGGACTTGGACGCGCTGATCGGCGGCTTCCGGCCGTTGTTCCACGCGCTGGATCCCGATCAGGTCAACGCGTTGTCGACCGAGCTGATCAAGGCATTGCAGGGTGAGGGCGCGACGATCAGTTCGTTCCTGGCGCGAACGGCGACGCTGACCAACACGCTGGCGGACCGCGGTCAGCTGATCGGACAGGTCATCGTCAACCTGAACACCGTGCTGGGCTCCCTGGGTGACCAAAGTACCCAATTCGCCAAGGCAGTCGATTCAATGTCCCAATTGCTGGTCACCCTGGCCGACAACAAGCAGGAGATCAGCACCGGTATCGCCTACGCCAACGCGGCCGCCGGATCGATCGCCGATCTGCTCGCGCAAGGCCGCGCGCCGCTGGCCGACATCATTTATCAGTCGGAGCGGATAGCGGACGTCATACTTGCCGACCGCGACTATGTCGACGATCTGCTCAACACCCTGCCGGACGCCTACCAGATGTTGAATCGGCAAGGACTCTACGGCGACTTCTTCAGCTTCTACATGTGCGACCTGCTTCTGAAACTGAACGGCAAAGGCGGCCAGCCGATTTACGTCAAGGTGATCGGCCAGCCCTCGGGAAGGTGTACGCCGCGATGAAATCGTTCTCCGAACGCAATCCCCTCGTCGTCGCCGTGGTCGGCCTGGTGGTGGTGGCCGCGGCGGTGCTGGCCGCACTGACCTACAGCAGGCTGCCGTTCGTCAAGGCCGGCAGGGACTATTCGGCCTACTTCGCCGAGGCGGGCGGTTTGCAGACCGGCACGACGGTGCAGGTTTCGGGCCTCAAGGCGGGCAAGGTCAACGGCATCGCGCTGGACGGACCCAAGGTGCTGGTCAGCTTCGAGGTCGACAAACATATCCGGCTCGGCGACCGCACCGAGGCCGCAATCAAGACGAAAAGCGTGCTGGGCGCCAGGATCCTGGAAATCACACCCCGCGGCGAGGGCAGGCTGACCGGGCCGATTCCCCTCGAACGAACGACGTCACCTTATCAGCTGCCCGACGCGCTCGGCGATCTCGGCGCCACCATCAGCGGGCTGGACACCGACACGCTGTCGGCATCATTGGCCGTGCTGGCAGAGACATTCTCCGGTACCGCGCCCGACCTGAGAATTGCGCTGGCCGGTGTGGCGCGGTTCTCCCAGACGCTTAACGAGCGCGACGCTCAACTGCGAAATCTGTTGTCCAACGCCAACAAAGCCACGACCGTGTTGTCAGAGCGCAGCGAGCAGATCGCCCGGCTGGTCGCCGACACCAACGCCCTGCTTGCGCAGCTGGAAAGCCAAAGCCGCGCGCTGGATACGATCTCCGGCAACATCTCGGCGATAAGCCGGCAAATCAAGGGCATTATCGCCGATCACCGGCAGACCCTCAACCCGATCCTGGACAAGCTCGACCGGGTCCTGACGATCGTCGACAACCGCAAACAGC
The nucleotide sequence above comes from Mycobacterium pseudokansasii. Encoded proteins:
- a CDS encoding MCE family protein — translated: MSESRSQRTHPGWWTLVLVIAVVGTVALTAALFSGSFTSSVAVTVLSDRAGLVMDRGGKVKLRGVQVGRVSEITAGNDYVTLTLAIQPDQIRYIPANVGARIRATTLFSAKYVDLVYPRYPSPQRLAAGTVLRAENVGTEVNTMFANLVKVLNQIDPAKLQGVLSALAEGLRGHGATVGQSITDANQVLLAINPRAETVRADTRAVTRLSDTYGAAAQDILKVLDAAGVTSATIAGEAPALDSLLAEMIGLSRSGIALLGANKDRLVTAVNLLDPTTSLLTKYHGVLTCMLVGAKVALDTGYLDATGGANGYSLIIDSTPLFGADQYRFPQNLPIVGAKGGPGGKPGCGSLPDVAANWPLRQLITNTGWGTGLDIRPNPGIAFPGYADYLPVTRGQPEPPSVRYPGGPAPGPIPYPGAPPYGATQYAPDGSPLYPGLPPAPPPGAPREPGPAPPGSEPFVVPAPAQLQPTPAPPLPREATPSP
- a CDS encoding MCE family protein yields the protein MKSFSERNPLVVAVVGLVVVAAAVLAALTYSRLPFVKAGRDYSAYFAEAGGLQTGTTVQVSGLKAGKVNGIALDGPKVLVSFEVDKHIRLGDRTEAAIKTKSVLGARILEITPRGEGRLTGPIPLERTTSPYQLPDALGDLGATISGLDTDTLSASLAVLAETFSGTAPDLRIALAGVARFSQTLNERDAQLRNLLSNANKATTVLSERSEQIARLVADTNALLAQLESQSRALDTISGNISAISRQIKGIIADHRQTLNPILDKLDRVLTIVDNRKQRIQLAIKKFNDYALSLGESMSTGPWFNFYITNLIPGQFIQPFVDAAFSDLGLDPNVLLPSQLTDPQLGQPGTPALPVPFPRTGQGGEPRLNLPDAITGNPGDPRYPYREPPPAPPPGGPPPGPPALAPGETAPPPPPTRPPVYVPAPGEAPGPAKPGQQAGQ
- a CDS encoding ABC transporter permease, producing the protein MSADPPVERLAWITHRASGLAAGWNRVGSQVTFYGRTIAEMRTAFSHYGREIIRLIAQMSLGTGALAVIGGTVVIVGFLTLSTGAVIAVQGYNQLSGIGVEAMTGFISAYVNVRIISPAVAGVGLAATIGAGATAQLGAMRIADEIDALEVMAVRSVAYLVSTRVVAGVVVVIPLYCIAVVCAFQAARFGTTGVYGQSTGVYDHYFRTFLNSTDLLWSFLTVIAAAVAIMLVHTYYGYTAKGGPAGVGAAVGRSVRTSLIVLTLIVLAISLSVHGQSGHFNLSG
- a CDS encoding MlaE family ABC transporter permease; translation: MVSSDTVTKPLRSVGEFFAMSLDTFVAMFKLPFPWREFLLQSWFVARVSIVPTLLLAIPFTVLVVFTLNILLVEFGAADFSGTGAATASVTQIGPVVTVLVVAGTGATAMCADLGARTIHEELDALRVMGVDPIRRLAAPRVLAATVVAVSLVSLVTLVGLAGSFVFSVFVQHVTPGAFAAGLTLITHLPELILGLVKGALFGMAAALIACYKGISVGGGPQGVGNAVNETVVYSFIALFVINIVATAVFYVGPQ
- a CDS encoding MCE family protein; its protein translation is MRENLAGAIWRLTIFMVVCTLGLIAMLAIFADLRFGDEKPYRAQFSNVSGLESGNFVRIAGVEVGQVKRISIQDDGTAIVEFGTDNSVVLTEGTKAVIRYQNLIGGRYLALEEGGGGRRLEPGETIPLAQTSPALDLDALIGGFRPLFHALDPDQVNALSTELIKALQGEGATISSFLARTATLTNTLADRGQLIGQVIVNLNTVLGSLGDQSTQFAKAVDSMSQLLVTLADNKQEISTGIAYANAAAGSIADLLAQGRAPLADIIYQSERIADVILADRDYVDDLLNTLPDAYQMLNRQGLYGDFFSFYMCDLLLKLNGKGGQPIYVKVIGQPSGRCTPR